Within Halomicrobium urmianum, the genomic segment GCGCGCTGTTCGCCGTGACGGATCCGACCGACAGCGCCGTGTACGGCTTCGAGGGCCCGTGACCGCGGTGGCGGCCGACTCCGCTCAGAAGAACTTGGGGATCGAGTCGAAGTTCCCGACCCAGTCGTCGGCGCTGGTGATGCGCTTCTGTAGCTGCTCGTCGGTCAGGAGGTAGCAGGACCGCGTCTCCCCCTCGTCCATCCCGACCTGATAGACGAAGTGGCGACGCTCCCCGCGGCGGACGTAGGCCTTCTGGTGGACGGCCTCCGACACCTGATCCGGCCTAGCGTCGTGGTCGGGCGGGAAGAACGGCTCCGGTATCTTGCACTGCCTGTCCCCGTAGATCGCCATATCGTCGACCGTGTGGTAGTCATCGTCCTCCAGTTCCGCGTTCGAGACGATCACGACCCCGACGACGCGATCGTAGGCCCAGTATGCCGTTCCCCGGTCTTCCAGGATCTCGGCCTCGAACAGGCCGTCCGGGAGGACGACCCGCCCGGTCTGGTGTTTGACCGTGTCCGGCGCCACGTAGATCCAGCCGGAATCAGGCTGTGACTTCGTCTCCGATTCGTCGAATGGGCCACTCATCGTCACTACATACCGCGAAATCCCGTTTTAATCTTGCGTATATCCCAGGTAGTCCCGACAAGCGTCCGGTTGGGACTACGCGTCGCTAGCCGACGATGAGGAGGGCGACGGAGACCAGCAGCGCCAGCAGCGACGCGGCCACCGCGACGTTCAACCCCAGGGCGATGGCGTCGGATCTGGCGCTCCCGACCGCGATGTCGGGACGATCGCCGCCGCGGCGCCGGCGGACGAGGACAGTCGCAACGAGCAGCGTTGCGGCTGCGACCGCGACGCCCCCGATCAGCAACTGTTCCGAGCCGACCGACGGGACACCGACGGACGCCTGGACGCGGTCGAGAGTCGCGGCGCCGACCGATCCCAACCGTCGACGCGCCGCCGCCGCGGACTGGCGGACTGCGTTGGACGCCGCGACGCCCAGCCCGAATCCCGCGAGGAGGCCGGACGCCGCCAGCCCGGCCAGGAGAGCGCGCCTGCGAGTCGGGTCGACGACGTCGTAGCCGGCGTGCTCCCCGAGCCAGTCGTCGAGACGCTCTAGGAGCACGGAGCGCGCTTGCTCCTCCGAGAGCCCGTCGACGTCCCGGACGCCGGCCGCGACCGCCTCGGTCAGGTCCTCGATCGGATCGTCGAGGCGAGCGCGGAACCGCTCGGCGACCGCCCGCTCGCGCTCGGCGTCGACCAGTTCGCTCGTCCCCTCGATCGGGCAGGCGCGGCGGTCGGGCGGCACCTCGTTCGGAGCCACGTGGAGGACGACGTCGGTCCCGGCGAGCGTCCCGATTCGACCGGACTTGGAGAGCGCCACGGTCACGTCCGCCGCCGTGAACTCCTCTACGAGAAACCGGAACAGTCGCGCACCGTCGTAGACGGAGGCGACGGCGAAGTCCAGCGCCGGCGTCGCCTCGTCGCGGTGGCGTGGACGCCATCCGCGCCGCCACCGCTCCGCACCCGACGCCGTCCCCGTCAGGAGCCTGCGGATCGCTGCCGTCTCCGCGTCGCCAAACCGGAGCGGGTCCTCAGCGAGCCCGTCGAAGGCCCACCGCGGGCTCGACCTGTCGTCCTGCGGAGCGCTGCTCCGCTCGAAGGATCCGGTGTCGAGCGATTTCAGGGCACCGCCGAGCGCCGTCAGGTCTACCTCGTCGTCGAACTCGTGTTCCAGCGTCGCCTGGATCGGCTGGCCAAGCCGGCCCTCCACGTAGCTACAGACGAGATTCCGCCCCGTGTCGGCGTACAGCAAGACGATCCCGGGATCGATGTACTCCAGCTGATCGGGGTCGTCCGCGAACATCTCCGCCCCGTCGTTGCGGAACAGGCGGGTCCGCGACATTTACGCACCCTCCTTCAGGCGGGCGAGCAGGTTCTCGTTGCCGTGTATCTCGAGAGGATGCTCCGGGACCGGCTCTCCGGCTTCTAGCGACGCCCCGTGGTCGAGGTCATAGTAGACCGGGTAGACTCGACCGACCTGCGCCTGGTTGAGCAGCGGCCCGAGCTTCTCCTTCCCCTCCGGGGACTCGAGCAGGTGGTAGTTCACCCAGTTGAAGAAGGTGAGGTGCGTCGAGCTGTTGTGGTACAGCCGGTAGAGGTAGTCGGCCTTCGTCGCGACGAGGACGACCTCCTTCTCCGCGAGCACGCTCTCGTTGACGTGGCGGAGGATCTGCACGTAGCTGTTCAGGTACTCAGACAGATCGGCCTGGGCCTCGTAGTCGTCCTCGCCGTACGGGAGCTCGGGCATGAGGCTCCCGGAGTCGACGATGATCACCAGCGTGTCCGAGTGGATAATCTGCTTCGTCATGACGCGCTGAATCTCGTCTGAGCCCAGGTTGGTCGCGGACTCGGGGAGCGACGGGAGCCCGCGGATCGACTCGTACATATAGACGAGGTAGTTCAGCGAGAGCCGGGATCTGGGCACTGAGTCGGCGACGCGCTCGACGAGGTCGCCGTCGATGTACTCGCCGGCGTAGTCGAGGACGTCGACCTCGACGTACTCTTTGAACAGGGATCCGGCGCGCGTCTGGAAGTCCAGCAGGTAGTACTCGCCTTTCCCCGTGGGACCGGTGTACTCGTCGGTGCCCCACCCCTCCTCGGCCGCCCGGAGCGAGCTCACGAGCTGGGACATCGGCTCGGAGGGGTTCAGGCGGGTCGTATCGGCCTCGTCGTCCGCGGCCATGTACAGCGCCGCCCCCAGGAGCGTTTTCCCCGCCCGCTGGACGCCCATGACGAACGTCCTCGTCTTGGCCTCGTAGCTCGTGAACATGTACGCGCCGGCGAGGAACGTCGCCGAGGCGAGAGCGTCTGAGAACAGCCGGTTCCCGGCGATGGACACCTCCGCCGCGAGCGCGGCGGTCCGGCCGGTCTCGGTGGACGCCGCACCGATCGGTGTGGGGTAGACGACGTGTTTCTCCACGAAGCCCAGGGCCACGATGACGGTGACGACCCAGAACAGCGTGGCCGTCGCCCGCCGGAACTCGTAGGGCGGGGCGTCAGTGCGGAGCTTGAACCCGCCGCCGAGCACGAACGCCGCGAGGAGACCAGCCCCCAGCGCCGGCGCGTGCGCGACCGGGTCGACTGGGTACAGCAGCCCCTGCGACCGGAACACCCACAGCGCGATCGCGGAGGCGACGGCAAGCAACACGCCTTGCATCCGTTTCAGCTCGTCGAGCAGGAGCAGCCCGACGAGCCCACCGTAGGCGCCCAGACAGAAGAGCTTGAACTCGGCGTGCGACACGCCGATCGCCCTTTCGAGGGCGTACACCGACGTGCGGACGATTCCGTTCGACTCCCAGCCTGCCCCGATCATTCGGGTCACCGCCGGCGTCATCACAGCGATGACGACGAGGTACAGGACCAGGTCGACCTTCTCCCAAAACTCGACGAGCGCTCCGTGCTCGTCGGTCAGATCACTCGTGTCTTGCATGCGATTCGTCGAACGGACGGTCCAGTCCTAAAGGTCGAAACCGGCCTACAGCCCCTGTAGGCGGCCCGTGCGTGTACGCGTACGTCGTTCATCGTCTGGTCCCGGTCCCGCCGCCAGCGTATCGGCGCCGCGTCCCGTTGGAATCGGGACCGTGCTGTCGGCCGGTTCCGGCCCGCAGTACCGGGGCTACAATGGCTGTAGGCGGCTGTTCCCACCTTTTATTGATGGGTTCCTCCTTCGAAGTGGAATGCTCCGAAAAGCAGTCAAGAAGGCCAGGCGCGGCTTCGGTCGCGTCGTGCTCAACGAGAGCCGCTTCGAGCAGATGAGTCCGCTCGAGCTCCAGCGACGCATCCGGAAGCTTGAGCGACAGAAGCAGCAGTTCAAGGGGAAGATGGACGAATCGATGGCGGAGTTCGACGAACTGATCGAGGAGGCCGAGGACGCCAACCCGACCAGGGTCCCGGAACTGGAGATGGAGGCCTCGCTGGCGCTGAAGCGATACGAGGCGTTCCGTTCGCTGTGGACGGAGATCCTCGACGGTCTGCGCTTCATGCAGCAGGCCGCCCTCGGGAAGCAGATCGACCAGGCCGGCCTGAACGGCATCCCCACGAGCATGAACCCCGAGCAGTTCGAGCGGGAGGCTCGGAACATCGAGCAAACCCTCGAGGACCGCGAGGACCGCCGGGACACCATGACCGCCGCCAACGAGCACATGGAGGACACGTGGAACGACAACGGCGCCCACGCGAACTCGCTGACTGACGACCGCGTCAGCGCGGCGATCAGCGCGGCGCGCAACGGCGAGGACGTGCCCACCCTCGACGAACTGGCCGACGAGACGTTCGCCGAGGCCGACGTCGACGCCGAGGCGGCCGCCTCGGCGCGCGTCCACGACCGCACCGGGGACGATCCGGTGGAGTTCTGAGGGCGCTGGCACATGTACTCGGACCCCAACTCGTATCGGATCGAGATCCTGCGGGAGCAGTACGAGGACCTCTTCGAGGACGCCACGGACGCCCGCCAGCGGGGAGACAGGCGGGACGCCGCACGCAACTACGACAAGGCGGCTGACGTGCTGGCCGAACTCGCCGACGCGGAGGGGCGCGACCGCTCCGACGAGGTCGCCCGGCTCCACAGGGCGGCGGACATCCTCCGGAGCGGCGACGACCTCGCGAACCACTTCAGGGACGGCACCGAGCGGTCGGTCCCGTCCGAGGCGGACGGCGAGGACGACCGTCGCCCGCCGCAGGAGCCCGACGGGGACGAGGAGGTGCGCGCCCGGATGGAGTCGTTCCTCTGCGAGACCGAAACCACGTGGGCGGACATCGGCGGTCTCGACGGCGTCCAGCGGAACATGAAACGCGCAATCGCGCTGGGGTCCATCGCGGACAAACCCGACGCGGTATCCGCGACCGATCGGATCCTCCTGTTCGGTCCCCCTGGAACCGGCAAGACTCTCATGGCATCGGCCGTTGCGGGATCGCTCGACGCCAGTTTCTTCAAGGTAGAGCTGGGCAATCTCCTGTCGAAGTGGTACGGCGAGTCCTCCAAGCAGATTTCCGCCCTGTTCGAGACCGCCGCTGACCTGAGCCCCAGCGTCGTCTTCCTCGATGAGATTGACTCGCTCACCCAGTCCCGGAGCAGCGACATGAACGGGACCTCGCGCCGCGTACTGGACACACTGCTCGCAGAACTCGACGGTGTCGAGAAGTCGACCGACTCGTTCGTCCTGACGCTCGGGGCCACGAACACCCCGTGGGCCCTCGATTCGGCCGTTAGAAGCCGGTTTCCCCAGCGAATTCACGTTCCCCTGCCCGACGAGGCGGCCGCCGCGGAGATCGTCCGTATTCACACCGTCGACGGTGGCGTCGGACTCGAGGGGGAACCGCGTCAGTTCGTGCCCGGCGCGTCGATCGACGGACGAGTCGATGATCCGGTCACCGCCATCGCGAAACGCTGCGTCGACCGGGGATTCACCGGCCGCGACATCGAAGCGCTCTGTAGAGGGGCTGTTAACAGTATGATAGAACGCCGGAACCCGGACCTCGACCGACTCGTCGACGACAGCGTCGAGCGGCTGCGGGACCACTCGCTCGACGTTGCCCCGGTGGAACCCGGCGACTTCCAGCACGCGTTCCAGACGACGTCGCCGTCGCTCCCGGAGGAGGATGTCGCCCGCTTCTACGAGTGGGACGAGGAGTACGGGTCGTCAGTTACCGGCCCCTGAAGCGGCCGGCTTCTCAGTCGTACTTTTGCGAATCGGACTTCGATCCGAACCGCCACTCACGCGAAGTTCTGTGTCGTGTAGACGCTCCCGTCGGTGGCGTAGTACACGCCGATCCCTTCGACGTTCCAGTCGGGGTCGAGGAGGTTCTCCCGGTGGCCGTCCGAGTGCAGCCACCCGTCGACGACCTCGCGGGCGATAGCCCGGGCGTCCCTGAGCGACGTCGGATGGCGGGCCGCGATGTTCTCGCCGCAGCGCCGCCAGCTGTAGTTCCAGGCGTCGTACCGGTCGGCTACGGTATCGCCGTCAGGTGACTCGTGACTGAAGAAGCCGTTCGTCGCCATCCGTCGGCTGTGTTCCCTGGCGATGCCAGCGAGGTGGCGGTCGAGACCGAGAGCGGGGAGTGATTCCCGGTCGCGGATCTCGTTGACCTCGGCGTGGACCGCCTGCTCCACCTCCGTCGGGGCGACGTCTGGACTGACGTCCAGCGGGACGTCCCGTCGTTTCACAATTGTATCAGAACCGCACTCGCGACATCGGGCGGTCGCCGCAATAGGGTCGCCGCACCGACCACAGATCCATTTCCCATCGACGTAGAGCACGGGGCCGTCGCAGCCCGCGTCTGCGTGGCGCGAGAGTGGGGTAACGGTGTTGCAGTCGTCGCATTCGTGGACAGCCGTGACAACTCCGCTCATCTGCACTCCCTCAGTTGGTTTCGACGGCGGTCGCTTGGTCCGGTCAGACGACTATAATCGGATAGCAGTGACGGCGAACCGCTCCAGCACAGTTCACGGACGCGTGATCGGCGGCCCTGACTGGCCTCGTCCATGTGGAAATCGGGTCGAATCACACACGTCTGGTCACTCCGCCGGTATAAACGACCACACCCTCCTCTACAGCGTGTGGAGGAGTCCGAGTCCTTACCCTGAAGATGATCACTCGTCAACGACTGTCGCCGTGCCGAGACAGACGCCGTGGGTCGGTCCACCAACCTGACCGGAAACGCGGCTGTTCAGGACGACAGCCCGGTCCACTGCCCCGAACTTCCTATCAGGAGAACTACCCGCCTGGGGATCGATCAAACCGGCCCGCGTGATAGAACACGCCCCAGACGAAGGAGAGACCAGTGGCAACGATCAACGGGCCGCCGAGACTCGGATCAATCGACCCGCCGGAGATCACTGTAACGAATTGTCCCGCATGGTCGGTGACGGATTCGACGAGCGCTAGGCGTTCGACGTACACCTCGATTGTAAGTCCCAGAAGCACAGTGACGAACGCAGCCCCAGCGTGCGAGAGACCGGTCTTTGCTGGCATAGACGGGCATTCCTGTTGGACTCCGATATACGTTCGCGGGATCGTACAGTCGCTGTAGATTGTGGATAAGTCTGTTCTCCCCCGGCTCGACTCGCGTCGTCAGCATCCTACGACAGTCGCCCGGACGCGGGACGTCTTACCGTGGATCTACAACCGCTGTAGGAGAGTGTGGCGGTATACGTTCCCGACGCCGCTCACACTACCGTGTGATAACGCCATGACGAGAGCAGCCTTAGAGCAGGACCGCGACTACTACCGGTCGTTGATCGAGTCCCTGATCGGCGAGTTTCCCTGGATCCCCATCGAGGGGGAACCGAGCGTCGAGGAAGTCGCACATCAGGCGGCCGCCGACTCCCCATCTGTCGGTGAGTTACGGCTCACCCACCTCTACACCGACGCT encodes:
- a CDS encoding AAA family ATPase — its product is MYSDPNSYRIEILREQYEDLFEDATDARQRGDRRDAARNYDKAADVLAELADAEGRDRSDEVARLHRAADILRSGDDLANHFRDGTERSVPSEADGEDDRRPPQEPDGDEEVRARMESFLCETETTWADIGGLDGVQRNMKRAIALGSIADKPDAVSATDRILLFGPPGTGKTLMASAVAGSLDASFFKVELGNLLSKWYGESSKQISALFETAADLSPSVVFLDEIDSLTQSRSSDMNGTSRRVLDTLLAELDGVEKSTDSFVLTLGATNTPWALDSAVRSRFPQRIHVPLPDEAAAAEIVRIHTVDGGVGLEGEPRQFVPGASIDGRVDDPVTAIAKRCVDRGFTGRDIEALCRGAVNSMIERRNPDLDRLVDDSVERLRDHSLDVAPVEPGDFQHAFQTTSPSLPEEDVARFYEWDEEYGSSVTGP
- a CDS encoding CAP domain-containing protein translates to MKRRDVPLDVSPDVAPTEVEQAVHAEVNEIRDRESLPALGLDRHLAGIAREHSRRMATNGFFSHESPDGDTVADRYDAWNYSWRRCGENIAARHPTSLRDARAIAREVVDGWLHSDGHRENLLDPDWNVEGIGVYYATDGSVYTTQNFA